A genomic segment from Streptomyces sp. NBC_01233 encodes:
- the rpsK gene encoding 30S ribosomal protein S11: MPPKGRQGAAKKVRRKEKKNVAHGHAHIKSTFNNTIVSITDPSGNVISWASAGHVGFKGSRKSTPFAAQMAAESAARRAQEHGMRKVDVFVKGPGSGRETAIRSLQATGLEVGSIQDVTPTPHNGCRPPKRRRV, from the coding sequence ATGCCCCCCAAGGGTCGTCAGGGCGCTGCCAAGAAGGTGCGCCGCAAGGAAAAGAAGAACGTCGCTCACGGGCACGCCCACATCAAGAGCACGTTCAACAACACCATCGTTTCGATCACCGACCCCTCGGGCAACGTGATCTCCTGGGCCTCCGCCGGCCACGTCGGCTTCAAGGGCTCGCGCAAGTCCACCCCCTTCGCCGCGCAGATGGCCGCCGAGTCGGCCGCCCGCCGCGCGCAGGAGCACGGCATGCGCAAGGTTGACGTCTTCGTCAAGGGTCCGGGCTCCGGCCGCGAGACCGCGATCCGCTCCCTCCAGGCCACCGGCCTCGAGGTCGGCTCGATCCAGGACGTCACCCCCACCCCGCACAACGGCTGCCGCCCGCCGAAGCGCCGCCGCGTCTGA
- the rpsM gene encoding 30S ribosomal protein S13: MARVSGVDIPREKRVEIALTYVFGIGRTRSKEILASTGVNPNTRVRDLAEEDLVKIREYVDANLRTEGDLRREIQADIRRKVEIQCYQGIRHRRGLPVHGQRTSTNARTRKGPRRAIAGKKKPGKK; the protein is encoded by the coding sequence ATGGCACGCGTTTCCGGTGTTGACATCCCGCGCGAAAAGCGTGTGGAGATCGCACTCACCTACGTCTTCGGTATCGGGCGCACCCGGTCCAAGGAGATCCTCGCCTCCACCGGCGTGAACCCGAACACCCGCGTTCGTGACCTGGCCGAAGAGGACCTGGTCAAGATCCGCGAGTACGTGGACGCCAACCTCCGTACCGAGGGTGACCTCCGCCGCGAGATCCAGGCCGACATCCGTCGCAAGGTCGAGATCCAGTGCTACCAGGGCATCCGCCACCGTCGCGGCCTCCCGGTGCACGGTCAGCGCACCAGCACGAACGCGCGTACCCGCAAGGGCCCGCGTCGCGCGATCGCCGGTAAGAAGAAGCCGGGCAAGAAGTAG
- the rpmJ gene encoding 50S ribosomal protein L36: MKVKPSVKKICDKCKVIRRHGRVMVICDNLRHKQRQG, encoded by the coding sequence ATGAAGGTCAAGCCGAGCGTCAAGAAGATCTGCGACAAGTGCAAGGTGATCCGCCGTCACGGCCGGGTCATGGTCATCTGCGACAACCTGCGCCACAAGCAGCGCCAGGGCTGA
- the infA gene encoding translation initiation factor IF-1 translates to MAKKQGAIEIEGTVIESLPNAMFKVELQNGHKVLAHISGKMRMHYIRILPDDRVVVELSPYDLTRGRIVYRYK, encoded by the coding sequence GTGGCCAAGAAGCAAGGTGCCATCGAAATCGAGGGCACCGTGATCGAGTCCCTCCCGAACGCGATGTTCAAGGTGGAACTGCAGAACGGTCACAAGGTCCTCGCGCACATCAGCGGCAAGATGCGCATGCACTACATCCGCATCCTCCCGGATGACCGGGTCGTCGTGGAGCTGTCTCCGTACGACCTGACGCGTGGCCGGATCGTCTACCGATACAAGTAG
- the map gene encoding type I methionyl aminopeptidase has translation MVQIKTPEQIAKMREAGLVVAAIHAATREAAVPGATTLDLDMVARKVIADAGAKSNFLGYGGFPATICTSVNEVVVHGIPDDKTVLKDGDIISIDAGAIVDGWHGDAAYTAFVGTGHAPELLELSRVTEESMWAGIAAMKLGNRLVDISKAIETYIKRQPRPATGDHSLGKFGIIEDYGGHGIGSEMHMDPHLLNYVSRKRGKGIKLVPGVCLAIEPMVSLGTAQTEVLADDWTVITTDGTWSSHWEHSIALTEAGPIVLTSPDCGKAKLAEYGVTTAPDPLG, from the coding sequence ATGGTCCAGATCAAGACCCCCGAGCAGATCGCGAAGATGCGCGAGGCGGGGCTGGTCGTCGCCGCGATCCACGCGGCGACCCGTGAGGCGGCCGTTCCGGGCGCCACGACGCTGGATCTGGACATGGTGGCCCGCAAGGTGATCGCGGACGCCGGGGCCAAGTCGAACTTCCTCGGCTACGGCGGCTTCCCCGCGACGATCTGCACCTCGGTGAACGAGGTCGTCGTCCACGGCATCCCGGACGACAAGACGGTCCTCAAGGACGGCGACATCATCTCGATCGACGCCGGCGCCATCGTCGACGGCTGGCACGGCGACGCCGCGTACACCGCCTTCGTGGGCACTGGGCACGCCCCTGAGCTCCTGGAGCTCTCCCGGGTGACCGAGGAGTCCATGTGGGCCGGTATCGCCGCCATGAAGCTCGGCAACCGCCTCGTGGACATCTCCAAGGCGATCGAGACGTACATCAAGCGCCAGCCGCGTCCCGCCACCGGTGACCACAGCCTCGGCAAGTTCGGGATCATCGAGGACTACGGCGGCCACGGCATCGGGTCCGAGATGCACATGGACCCCCACCTGCTGAACTACGTCTCGCGCAAGCGGGGCAAGGGCATCAAGCTGGTCCCGGGCGTCTGCCTGGCGATCGAGCCGATGGTCTCCCTGGGCACCGCCCAGACGGAGGTACTGGCGGACGACTGGACCGTCATCACCACGGACGGCACCTGGTCCTCGCACTGGGAGCACTCCATCGCCCTGACCGAAGCGGGGCCGATCGTCCTGACCAGCCCCGACTGCGGCAAGGCGAAGCTGGCGGAGTACGGGGTCACCACGGCTCCGGACCCCCTGGGCTGA